The following is a genomic window from Chloroflexota bacterium.
ATCCACGCCCGCGAGCATCTTCCCTTTCTGGTGGGGGGTAGCGGGCTGTACGTGCGCGCCGTGGCCGAAGGGCTGGACATCCCCCGCGTGCCCCCGAACCCCCAACTCCGCGCCGAATTGGAGGCCGAGGCGGCGGCGAACCCCGAAGCGTTGCGAACGCGGCTGGCGGCGCTGGATCCGGCAGCGGCGGCGCGCATTGACCCCCGCAACGTGCGGCGCGTGATTCGGGCGCTGGAGGTGTGCCTGGCGACGGGCAAGCCCATCTCGCAGCAGCAGACCAGGCGCCCGCCCGCGTTTCGCTCGCTGTGGATCGGGCTGACGCTTCCCCGCCCCGAGTTGTACAGGCGCATTGACGCGCGGGTGGAGCGCATGCTAGAATTGGGCCTGGTGGACGAGGTGCGGCGTCTGGCGGCGCAGGGTTACGCATGGGACGCGCCCGCCATGACAGGCGTGGGCTATCGGCAAATCGGGGCGTACCTTCGCGGCGAGTGCACGCTGGACGAGGCCGTGCGCGAAATCAAGCGGGCCACGCGCCGATTCGTGCGCCAGCAGGCCAACTGGTTCCGCGCAGACGACCCCCGCATTCACTGGCTGCGCAGTGATGAGGATGCGGAGGCCCGCGCGGCCACATTGATCCAGACGTTCCTGGAAGGTAAGGAGGGCCTATGAGAAAATTCCTGGCGGGAGTTCTGGCGCTGGTGTTCGTGGTGGGGTTTGCCCTGGACGCCATCGGGTGGGGCGCGCTGCAGACGCTGTTCTCTCCGAACACGTACATTACCATCATCCGAAGGCCCGAATTTGTCGGCGCGGCGGCGGAACTGGCGCGCGATCAGGTCGCCGCGCAGGTGATGGAGCAGGGCGCCGCGCTGGGGTCGCTGTTCACCGCCGACGATGCGGATTGGGTTGCAAAGCAACTCGTCAGCGATCCGTGGCTGACCGCGCAGATGGAGCAGTGGCTGGGTGTGCTGTTTGACTACCTCAAAGGCGCCGAGCCGCAGCCCGAACTCATCTTGTCGCTGGCCGAACTGAAGCACAAGGTGCCCGACATCGCCGAGACGCTCCTGGCCGACAAACTTCGCCGCCTGCCCCTGTGCACGATGGAGAAGGTGGCCGAGGCGCTGGTGGCGCTCCTGAACGGCAGCGAGATTCCCCTGTGCTTGCCGCCGAACTTTGACGTGGACGGGTTCGTGCGCAGCGACACCCTGAACCTGCGCGCCCACGTGGCCGCGGCCATGCGGTCCGTGCCCGACAGCGTGGACATCCTGGCGCTCGCCGACGAGGCCGACCGCGCGTCGGTGATCGCGGGGCTGAATGCGATTCGCCAGGCGCAGCGGCAGGCTCGGGACTACCTGACCGTGCTGAGCGCGGCGCTGGTGGGCGTGTTCCTGCTCATCGGCCTGCTGCGATGGACGCCCACGCGCGCCCTGTTGCAGTGGTGGGGGTGGACGTTGGTGCTGAGCGGCGGGTTGGCGCTGACGGCGTTCGGCCTGCTGTTCGTGGTGCGGGGCGTGGTGTGGGCGTGGGTCGCCACCTCACCCAACGGCGCGTTGCCCGCGAACCTGTTGCCGATGGTGCAGGCGGCGTTTGACGGCGTCTTCTCGGCCATGGGGGGCTGGATGCTGTTTGTGGGCGGCGCGGCGGCGCTGGCGGGGCTGGCGCTTGCGGCGCTGTCGTTGGCGATGCCGCGCGGCGAGCCGATAGCCGATAGCCGATAGCCGTTAGCCATTAGCCGATAGCGGTCAGCCGTCAGCGGTCGGCGAGTCGTAGTCGTAGGGCGGCTATCCCTAGCCGCCGGTACGGGGGTAGTCGTAGGGCGGCTATCCCTAGCCGCCGGTAGGGGGGGTAGGCCATGGACGACAAAGAGTGGGGTTCTGTAGCGGACTGGGTCAAGGCGGGCATCGCCCTGGTAGGCCTTCTGGGCGCGCTGGCGTCCTACGGATTCCTGCCCGAGGAATTCGGATG
Proteins encoded in this region:
- the miaA gene encoding tRNA (adenosine(37)-N6)-dimethylallyltransferase MiaA; the protein is MRWKGERPLILIVGPTAVGKTALSIRLAERFGGEIVSADSRQIYRGMDIGTAKATPEERARVPHHLLDIVSPDRWYTVAEFQEAALRAIADIHAREHLPFLVGGSGLYVRAVAEGLDIPRVPPNPQLRAELEAEAAANPEALRTRLAALDPAAAARIDPRNVRRVIRALEVCLATGKPISQQQTRRPPAFRSLWIGLTLPRPELYRRIDARVERMLELGLVDEVRRLAAQGYAWDAPAMTGVGYRQIGAYLRGECTLDEAVREIKRATRRFVRQQANWFRADDPRIHWLRSDEDAEARAATLIQTFLEGKEGL